The following proteins are encoded in a genomic region of Acidobacteriota bacterium:
- the coaBC gene encoding bifunctional phosphopantothenoylcysteine decarboxylase/phosphopantothenate--cysteine ligase CoaBC — MKYRVGLGVTGGIAAYKAVEVLRALQKAGCEVSVAMTRHATEFVQPLTFRALTDAHVIVDDYDPANPDPIAHINFSQEIDLLLIVPATANIIGKFANGVADDFLSSTYLASNAPVMIAPAMNTTMWNQPATQRNVEQLRKDGVHFVEPASGELACKTVGTGKLEDVKNIVSQALLLLEGEKGRRGEGETKTEDQRPKTEDLTNERILITVGGTREAIDPVRFISNHSSGKMGFAVAEAAAARGAEVTVVAGMTTVEPPANVKVLRGVSAEEMHTAVMGELEGSTVFIGAAAVADYAPANAADAKIKKEGRDTMTLELKKTPDILAGVSQKRHDGLLVVGFAAETNDVIGYARSKMEKKGLDMVVANDITAKGAGFNTDTNIATIITRSGETELPLMSKRDMADRILDEVLLLRNN, encoded by the coding sequence TGGAGGTTTTGCGCGCACTTCAGAAGGCGGGGTGCGAGGTGTCGGTTGCGATGACGCGGCATGCGACGGAGTTTGTGCAGCCGCTGACGTTTAGGGCTTTGACGGACGCTCATGTGATCGTTGACGATTACGATCCGGCGAATCCCGATCCGATCGCGCATATCAATTTTTCGCAGGAGATCGACCTGCTGCTGATCGTTCCGGCGACCGCCAATATCATCGGCAAATTTGCCAACGGCGTGGCAGACGATTTTCTGTCCTCGACATATCTCGCCTCGAACGCCCCGGTAATGATCGCTCCGGCGATGAATACCACAATGTGGAACCAGCCGGCGACCCAGCGAAATGTCGAGCAGCTGCGAAAGGACGGCGTGCATTTTGTGGAACCTGCGTCGGGGGAATTGGCGTGTAAGACTGTGGGGACGGGGAAACTCGAAGATGTTAAGAATATAGTAAGCCAGGCTCTTCTGCTTTTAGAAGGGGAGAAGGGGAGAAGAGGAGAAGGGGAGACAAAAACCGAAGACCAAAGACCGAAGACCGAAGACCTAACAAACGAGAGGATATTGATCACCGTCGGCGGGACTCGCGAGGCGATCGATCCGGTTCGGTTTATTTCTAATCATTCGTCGGGGAAGATGGGCTTTGCCGTTGCTGAGGCGGCGGCGGCGCGTGGGGCTGAGGTGACGGTGGTTGCCGGGATGACGACGGTCGAACCGCCTGCGAACGTTAAGGTTTTACGCGGTGTTTCGGCGGAAGAGATGCACACGGCGGTGATGGGCGAGCTCGAAGGCTCGACCGTTTTTATAGGTGCTGCGGCGGTTGCGGATTACGCCCCTGCAAATGCGGCGGACGCTAAGATCAAGAAAGAAGGCCGCGACACGATGACGCTGGAATTAAAAAAGACGCCTGATATTCTCGCCGGTGTTTCGCAAAAACGGCATGACGGGCTGCTGGTCGTCGGCTTTGCGGCCGAGACAAACGACGTCATCGGCTATGCGCGTTCGAAGATGGAAAAAAAGGGACTCGACATGGTCGTTGCCAATGACATCACCGCGAAAGGTGCGGGTTTTAACACCGACACGAATATCGCGACGATCATCACGCGTTCCGGCGAGACCGAATTGCCGCTAATGTCCAAACGCGATATGGCGGATCGGATATTGGATGAGGTCTTGTTATTGCGGAATAATTGA
- a CDS encoding uracil-DNA glycosylase, translating to MDVELSDVGSISDSGVIKPPVPVQNQPGVRSEIPKVEIPNIQSTKPAEPSVPGQSRLASLPSLASLSKKPQTVTPPVVAKKPESAAEVINNEPATEAVSGSNTVPAAEIIVTEQPTKLAAVVASVLPEPTETIEQIRAGIGPDCTRCKLATLGRSKVVNSTGNFNADLMFVGEAPGADEDEQGFPFVGRAGQLLTDIIEKGLQIPRKDVFIGNINRCRPPGNRAPEADETIACKPFLKREIAVVRPKVIVVLGATAAQNLLETKVPIGKLRGHFHDYLGTKVMPTFHPAYLLRDPHKKREVWEDMKMVRDYLASSK from the coding sequence ATGGATGTTGAGCTTTCCGACGTTGGGTCGATCTCAGATTCCGGCGTCATCAAACCGCCAGTGCCGGTTCAAAACCAGCCAGGCGTAAGATCTGAAATTCCGAAGGTCGAGATCCCGAATATTCAATCGACCAAGCCCGCGGAACCGAGTGTGCCGGGGCAATCCAGGCTGGCTTCGCTGCCATCGCTGGCGAGTTTGTCGAAGAAGCCGCAGACCGTGACGCCGCCGGTTGTCGCGAAGAAACCTGAGTCGGCGGCAGAGGTAATTAATAATGAACCGGCGACCGAAGCAGTAAGCGGATCGAATACTGTGCCTGCTGCAGAGATAATTGTGACAGAACAACCAACCAAATTAGCCGCGGTGGTCGCGTCCGTATTGCCCGAGCCGACCGAAACGATCGAACAAATTAGGGCTGGGATCGGGCCGGATTGTACGCGGTGTAAGCTCGCGACCCTTGGGCGTTCTAAAGTGGTCAATAGCACGGGCAATTTCAATGCGGATCTGATGTTCGTCGGCGAAGCTCCGGGGGCGGATGAGGATGAGCAAGGGTTTCCGTTCGTTGGGCGTGCGGGGCAATTGCTGACGGATATTATCGAAAAGGGCCTGCAAATTCCGCGGAAAGATGTATTTATCGGCAACATCAACCGCTGCCGTCCGCCGGGCAATCGGGCTCCGGAAGCGGACGAGACCATTGCATGCAAACCCTTTCTAAAACGCGAGATCGCTGTGGTTCGGCCCAAGGTGATCGTTGTTCTCGGCGCGACCGCTGCACAGAATTTGCTTGAGACCAAGGTGCCGATCGGCAAGCTTCGGGGGCATTTTCACGACTATCTTGGCACTAAGGTGATGCCGACGTTTCATCCGGCATATCTGCTCCGCGACCCGCACAAGAAGCGTGAGGTTTGGGAAGATATGAAGATGGTTCGCGACTACCTCGCGTCGTCGAAATAA
- a CDS encoding phytoene/squalene synthase family protein produces MKHISENSDMIRRGLVECRAITRRYGTSFYFATQFFPRETRDGIYAIYAFARIPDEIVDDPGNSTRHERVQQLEAWRQTWLEAMRTGTSDDPVMAAIVYSFNKYGIDVETGEAFLKSMFMDEDKKSYANYAELEEYMYGSAGVIGLMVTRIVGFSTPDAFPHAIKLGYAFQLTNFLRDIREDFDELGRVYMPEDELARFGLEPVDLRRKVYDQRFVDFMKFQIERNKQVYREAFPGIKLLHWRGRLAVKISYVLYKAILGEIERADYNVYRERVRTGFRQKVRLSLLALAGVYE; encoded by the coding sequence ATGAAACACATTTCCGAAAATTCAGACATGATCCGCCGCGGACTCGTTGAGTGCCGGGCGATAACGCGTCGTTACGGGACGAGTTTCTATTTTGCGACGCAGTTCTTTCCGAGGGAGACACGTGACGGGATCTATGCGATCTACGCTTTCGCGCGTATTCCGGACGAGATCGTTGACGACCCGGGCAATTCAACGAGGCACGAGCGTGTGCAGCAACTCGAAGCCTGGCGGCAAACCTGGCTTGAGGCAATGCGGACGGGAACATCGGACGATCCGGTGATGGCGGCGATCGTGTATTCGTTCAACAAATACGGCATCGATGTTGAAACGGGCGAGGCGTTTCTCAAGTCGATGTTCATGGACGAGGACAAAAAATCTTACGCAAATTACGCCGAACTCGAAGAATATATGTACGGCTCGGCCGGCGTGATCGGGCTGATGGTGACGCGGATCGTCGGTTTTTCGACGCCGGATGCGTTTCCGCATGCGATAAAATTGGGTTACGCGTTCCAATTGACAAATTTCCTCCGCGACATCCGCGAAGATTTTGACGAACTCGGCCGCGTTTACATGCCCGAGGACGAACTCGCACGTTTTGGCCTCGAGCCGGTCGATCTGCGGCGGAAAGTGTATGACCAGCGGTTCGTCGATTTTATGAAGTTCCAGATCGAGCGAAACAAACAGGTCTATCGGGAGGCTTTTCCGGGCATTAAACTGCTCCATTGGCGAGGCCGTCTGGCGGTCAAGATCTCGTATGTGCTTTACAAGGCCATCTTAGGCGAGATCGAGCGTGCGGATTACAATGTCTATCGTGAGCGTGTGCGGACGGGTTTTCGTCAGAAGGTAAGGTTATCGCTGCTGGCTCTGGCGGGTGTTTACGAGTAG
- the crtI gene encoding phytoene desaturase has translation MPRQKVIIIGAGIGGLGTAGLFAKKGYDVTVFEKNENLGGRANIFESGGFKFDMGPSWYLAPDLFEHFFNLMGERVEDHLDLKRLGPSYRIFFRKDSDRLDIHSDIEIDAATFEAIEPGAGEKLRQYLAQSEYQYEVATQHFMYKNYDTIFDFLNKRVATEGQKLSVFSKMHTFVSRFFKSQKLRQVMEYTMVFLGTSPYEAPALYNLMSHMDFNQGVFYPQGGFYGLIKALANMAEKNGAKLYANSPVAEILVENGVAKGVRLENGEVHDADIVISNADMAFTEMKMLAPKWQTHKERYWNKRVMAPSAFIMYLGVSEKLPSLVHHNLLFSEDWRKNFDDIYKHPNLPQEPSLYVCAPSVTDPSVAPEGKENLFVLVPIASDLTITELEKEAYADRVLSLMETEMNLPNLREKLEYERIYTVENFSADYNAFKGSALGLAHNLMQTAIFRPKNYSKKVKGLYYVGAGVNPGIGTQICLISAELAFKRVHGIRSAGPMESL, from the coding sequence ATGCCGAGACAGAAAGTAATTATCATCGGAGCAGGGATCGGCGGGCTGGGAACGGCCGGCCTTTTTGCTAAAAAGGGCTATGACGTCACGGTCTTTGAGAAGAACGAAAATCTCGGTGGACGCGCAAATATCTTTGAATCGGGCGGTTTCAAATTCGACATGGGCCCGTCGTGGTACCTCGCTCCTGATCTGTTCGAACATTTCTTCAACCTCATGGGTGAACGCGTCGAAGATCATCTCGATCTCAAACGGCTCGGCCCTTCATACCGGATCTTCTTTCGCAAAGATTCGGACCGGCTCGATATACATTCAGACATTGAGATCGACGCCGCGACATTTGAGGCGATCGAGCCCGGTGCGGGCGAGAAATTGCGTCAGTATCTTGCTCAGTCCGAATATCAATATGAGGTCGCGACGCAGCATTTCATGTATAAGAATTACGACACGATATTCGATTTTCTGAATAAACGTGTCGCGACCGAAGGCCAAAAGCTGTCCGTCTTTTCGAAGATGCACACGTTCGTGTCGCGGTTCTTCAAATCGCAAAAGCTGCGGCAGGTAATGGAATACACGATGGTCTTTCTCGGCACATCGCCGTACGAAGCACCGGCATTGTACAACCTGATGTCGCACATGGATTTTAACCAGGGCGTGTTTTATCCGCAGGGCGGCTTCTATGGGCTGATCAAGGCACTAGCGAATATGGCGGAAAAGAACGGTGCGAAGCTGTACGCGAATTCGCCGGTCGCCGAGATCCTGGTCGAGAATGGCGTCGCGAAAGGCGTGAGGCTCGAAAATGGCGAGGTCCATGATGCAGACATCGTTATCTCGAACGCTGATATGGCGTTCACCGAGATGAAAATGCTCGCTCCGAAGTGGCAGACGCACAAGGAACGCTACTGGAACAAACGCGTGATGGCGCCGTCAGCATTCATTATGTATCTCGGTGTCAGTGAAAAACTTCCGAGCCTGGTGCATCACAATTTGCTGTTCAGCGAGGATTGGCGGAAGAATTTCGACGATATATACAAACATCCTAACCTGCCGCAGGAACCGTCGCTTTACGTTTGTGCACCGAGCGTGACCGACCCGAGCGTTGCTCCTGAGGGCAAAGAGAATCTGTTCGTGCTGGTGCCGATCGCGTCCGATCTAACGATCACCGAACTTGAAAAAGAAGCTTATGCCGATCGCGTCTTGTCGCTGATGGAAACGGAGATGAACCTGCCAAACCTGCGGGAAAAACTCGAATACGAGCGAATTTACACGGTCGAAAATTTTTCTGCTGACTATAACGCATTCAAAGGCTCAGCGCTAGGTTTAGCTCACAATCTAATGCAGACCGCGATCTTTCGTCCGAAGAACTACTCGAAGAAAGTGAAAGGCTTGTATTACGTCGGTGCCGGAGTTAATCCGGGCATTGGAACTCAGATCTGTCTGATCTCGGCGGAACTGGCGTTCAAGCGTGTTCACGGCATAAGATCGGCCGGGCCGATGGAGAGTTTGTGA
- a CDS encoding prenyltransferase, with the protein MPDLRFLLKASRPRFWIYIFGPYLIGLIAAVADKRELIDWRILVFGLFFTFPANLLIYGINDIFDYETDKLNPKKAGYEALVTPERRGGLIAAIVITTAPFLLIAATLGLQPIIAFGAFLFYSIFYSAPPIRAKAWPFLDSLFNVLYIMPGVFAFAMLTGDQPPNAVFFAGGLWTAAMHAYSAIPDIDADREAKLSTIATVLGSTGTHLFCLAAYIGSAILTYQYLGKSVIWIGLLYVGIMLVSMISKDKDSVFGIYRRFPLVNAGVGFAIFWYLAISKFYLCFFMPCHPGP; encoded by the coding sequence ATGCCCGATCTCAGATTTTTACTAAAGGCCAGCCGTCCGCGATTTTGGATCTATATCTTCGGCCCGTATCTGATCGGGCTGATCGCGGCCGTCGCTGACAAACGAGAACTGATCGACTGGCGGATCCTCGTTTTCGGTCTATTTTTCACGTTTCCCGCTAACCTCCTGATTTACGGCATCAACGACATCTTTGACTACGAGACCGACAAATTAAATCCAAAGAAAGCAGGCTACGAGGCACTCGTCACTCCCGAACGCCGCGGCGGGCTGATCGCGGCGATCGTCATAACGACAGCTCCTTTCCTTTTGATCGCCGCAACTCTCGGTCTACAGCCGATCATTGCCTTCGGAGCGTTTCTCTTCTATTCAATATTCTACTCGGCTCCGCCGATACGTGCGAAGGCTTGGCCGTTCCTCGATTCATTATTTAACGTTCTTTATATCATGCCCGGAGTTTTTGCGTTTGCGATGCTGACCGGCGATCAACCGCCTAATGCCGTATTCTTCGCCGGCGGCCTTTGGACGGCCGCAATGCATGCATATTCTGCAATTCCCGACATCGATGCCGACCGCGAAGCTAAATTGTCGACCATCGCGACCGTTCTCGGCTCGACAGGTACGCATCTGTTCTGCCTCGCCGCCTACATCGGCTCTGCGATCCTAACTTATCAATACCTCGGCAAAAGCGTGATCTGGATCGGCCTCTTGTATGTCGGAATTATGCTGGTTTCAATGATAAGCAAAGACAAAGATTCCGTATTTGGCATCTACCGCCGCTTTCCTTTGGTCAATGCGGGTGTTGGCTTCGCGATCTTTTGGTATTTAGCGATTTCGAAATTCTACTTGTGCTTTTTCATGCCCTGCCATCCCGGCCCATAG
- the idi gene encoding isopentenyl-diphosphate Delta-isomerase, translating to MRMITPKRTKEILIAATLLLLAVSAFFMVNVPLPPWSHWLSGLNVVLFAIPAFWATRRWLGWRDASLLWAILGVYALLIETLAIFTGFPYGHFGYSGLLGAKLFGLTPWTVFLAWTPLIIGAYAVSRTLFGNIVVRVLATAAVATCFDLVLDPGAVRLGFWKYAANIGFYGVPISNFVGWLITGSLAAIVIELFLRRAKPLLRVPVQLASSAFLIVFFWTAIAAFGGMVWPAVIGLAIVIWLAIYWFKYHYRFDEMLVYVDDAGTPLATEAKPLVHHAETRLHLAFSIFLFNSKGELLLQQRALTKRTWPGVWSNSCCGHVMLHERTVDAAKRRLKFELGISGVDLKLMLPDFRYRAEKDGIVENEICPVFVGVTDKLPRPNPDEVGALKWVDWSEFRADAASPDTDISPWAVEEVELLTANEEFKAFFGEISLRH from the coding sequence ATGCGAATGATTACGCCGAAGAGAACAAAAGAGATATTGATCGCCGCAACGCTGTTGCTTTTGGCAGTGTCGGCCTTTTTCATGGTCAATGTCCCGCTGCCGCCGTGGTCGCATTGGCTGTCAGGGCTCAATGTCGTCCTGTTCGCAATACCGGCATTTTGGGCGACTCGGCGATGGCTTGGGTGGCGTGACGCTTCGCTTTTATGGGCAATTCTTGGCGTTTACGCATTGTTGATCGAGACATTGGCCATCTTCACCGGCTTTCCCTATGGTCATTTCGGCTATTCCGGGCTTTTGGGTGCAAAATTATTTGGTTTGACGCCGTGGACGGTGTTTTTGGCATGGACCCCCTTGATCATCGGTGCATACGCGGTCTCGCGAACGCTGTTTGGCAACATCGTCGTTCGCGTCCTTGCAACGGCGGCCGTGGCGACGTGCTTCGACCTCGTGCTCGATCCCGGAGCTGTCAGGCTAGGATTTTGGAAATATGCGGCAAATATCGGATTCTACGGCGTGCCGATATCTAATTTTGTCGGCTGGCTGATCACCGGTTCGCTGGCCGCTATCGTGATAGAGCTCTTCCTGCGGCGTGCGAAACCATTGCTCCGAGTTCCGGTGCAATTGGCGTCGAGTGCTTTTCTTATCGTGTTCTTTTGGACCGCTATCGCAGCGTTCGGCGGCATGGTATGGCCGGCCGTTATTGGTCTGGCAATTGTCATTTGGCTGGCAATATATTGGTTCAAATACCATTATCGCTTCGACGAAATGCTCGTGTATGTCGATGATGCGGGCACGCCGCTGGCAACTGAAGCGAAGCCGCTTGTCCATCATGCCGAAACAAGACTGCACCTCGCGTTCTCGATATTCCTATTCAATTCCAAAGGAGAACTGCTTCTTCAGCAACGAGCCCTAACCAAGAGAACGTGGCCGGGCGTATGGTCAAATTCGTGTTGCGGACACGTCATGCTGCATGAAAGGACCGTTGATGCGGCGAAACGGCGTTTGAAATTCGAACTCGGCATCAGCGGAGTCGATCTGAAATTGATGCTGCCTGATTTTCGATATCGCGCCGAAAAAGACGGCATTGTCGAAAATGAGATCTGCCCGGTCTTTGTCGGCGTCACCGATAAACTCCCGCGACCGAATCCCGACGAGGTCGGGGCGTTGAAATGGGTAGATTGGAGTGAGTTTCGGGCAGACGCGGCATCGCCGGACACGGACATTTCGCCGTGGGCGGTCGAGGAGGTTGAACTGCTAACGGCTAACGAGGAATTCAAGGCGTTCTTTGGCGAGATCTCGTTGCGGCATTAG
- a CDS encoding isoaspartyl peptidase/L-asparaginase — translation MKKIISVILLFAFTIFPLGVLSQKGSFGEVKQLQSPQSPRLGFIIHGGAGVITKGSLTPEREKAYRDKLAEVVLAGYKALQSGKSSLDAVELAIRMMEDSPLFNAGKGAVFTHDGKNELDSSIMNGKSLAAGSAAGLRHVKNPITLARAIMEKSPHVMMTGDGAELFAKEQKIEIVDEKYFFTQDRWDGLQRVLKQEKQKESVKKPGTVSEMPASQEPQNRFGTVGAVALDKDGNLAAGTSTGGMTNKRYGRVGDAPIIGAGTYANNDTCGVSATGWGEYFIRLGVARDISSMMEYRGLPVQNAADAVIKKVGTLGGDGGVIAMDKFGNMAISFNSEGMYRAYIDVNGKPVVEIYK, via the coding sequence ATGAAGAAAATTATCTCGGTTATCTTGTTGTTCGCATTTACCATTTTTCCGCTCGGCGTTCTTTCGCAGAAAGGAAGTTTTGGCGAGGTCAAGCAGCTGCAATCGCCGCAGTCGCCGAGGCTCGGGTTCATCATTCACGGCGGAGCGGGCGTGATAACTAAAGGTTCGTTGACGCCGGAAAGGGAAAAAGCGTATCGAGATAAGCTGGCCGAGGTCGTGCTGGCTGGTTACAAAGCACTGCAATCCGGCAAATCGAGCCTCGATGCGGTAGAACTAGCGATCAGAATGATGGAAGATTCGCCGCTGTTCAATGCCGGAAAAGGTGCTGTGTTTACGCACGATGGCAAGAATGAGCTTGATTCTTCGATAATGAACGGAAAATCGCTCGCCGCCGGTTCGGCGGCAGGTTTGCGGCATGTCAAAAACCCGATCACGCTGGCTCGAGCGATCATGGAAAAGTCGCCGCACGTAATGATGACCGGCGACGGTGCCGAGCTGTTCGCGAAAGAGCAGAAGATCGAGATCGTAGATGAGAAATATTTCTTTACGCAAGACCGTTGGGACGGGCTGCAACGGGTGTTGAAGCAGGAAAAACAAAAGGAATCGGTCAAGAAACCGGGAACCGTCTCGGAAATGCCTGCTTCGCAGGAGCCGCAAAATCGATTCGGCACCGTCGGAGCGGTCGCACTCGATAAGGACGGCAATCTCGCGGCAGGAACTTCGACCGGCGGAATGACGAATAAACGTTACGGACGCGTCGGGGACGCGCCGATCATCGGAGCCGGAACGTATGCGAACAATGATACATGCGGCGTTTCGGCGACCGGCTGGGGCGAGTATTTTATACGCTTGGGCGTCGCCCGAGATATCTCGTCAATGATGGAATATCGCGGTTTGCCGGTTCAGAACGCTGCTGATGCGGTCATCAAAAAAGTTGGGACATTGGGCGGTGACGGAGGCGTTATCGCGATGGACAAATTTGGCAACATGGCGATCTCGTTCAACTCCGAAGGCATGTACCGGGCATACATCGACGTGAACGGAAAGCCCGTTGTAGAGATATACAAGTAG
- a CDS encoding SDR family oxidoreductase codes for MSLLLEGKRAFVSGGTRGIGAAICEVFAREGADVAFNYHSSDALADEVRAKIEAHGRRALSFKVSVTDRYGMKHVAREIKEAWGSINILVNNAAVNKPDNFATTTDKSWDWVVDTNVNSLFAVTKPFYKQMIRERAGSILNITSVGAIRSLPTSVHYATSKAAMIGFTKCLAREASNFGISVNAIAAGIFDTDLGQTLPERLLQMHDFWVAKGRLGRPEELAEYAAFMTSDRNSFMSGEVVIVDGGAIT; via the coding sequence TTGAGTCTTTTACTTGAAGGAAAACGTGCGTTTGTGTCGGGTGGAACCCGCGGCATCGGCGCCGCCATTTGCGAGGTTTTTGCCCGCGAAGGTGCGGACGTTGCATTCAATTATCATTCGAGCGACGCACTCGCTGACGAAGTACGCGCCAAGATCGAGGCACACGGCCGCAGGGCTTTGAGTTTCAAAGTGTCGGTCACCGACCGCTACGGTATGAAACACGTTGCCCGTGAGATAAAAGAGGCGTGGGGTTCGATCAACATCCTTGTAAATAACGCCGCTGTAAACAAACCTGACAATTTCGCCACGACGACGGATAAGAGTTGGGATTGGGTTGTCGATACCAATGTCAACAGCCTTTTTGCGGTCACTAAGCCTTTCTACAAACAAATGATCCGCGAACGAGCCGGGTCGATACTCAACATCACATCGGTCGGAGCGATCCGCTCATTGCCGACATCTGTTCATTACGCGACCTCAAAGGCCGCAATGATCGGCTTCACAAAGTGTCTCGCCCGCGAAGCCTCTAATTTTGGTATCTCCGTCAACGCCATCGCCGCAGGCATCTTCGACACCGACCTCGGTCAAACCTTACCGGAACGCCTGCTCCAAATGCACGATTTCTGGGTCGCCAAGGGCCGCCTCGGCCGACCCGAAGAACTTGCCGAATACGCCGCCTTTATGACCAGCGACCGCAACAGCTTCATGAGCGGCGAAGTCGTGATCGTCGACGGCGGAGCCATCACGTAA
- a CDS encoding radical SAM protein, translating to MDFATKEIFKRYASILVGRPISPVFLNILVTSVCDMRCTHCFFTEELDDRPRKKLQMKTDEIAKISETLGGNLGVLVLAGGEPFTRKDLPQIVRAFYENNKLDSVYLMSNGQIHPRIFPDVAQIMDECPNLNVSVALGIDGMKDAHEKIRRKEGSWDKAIHTARTLQQMKKEQYPKLDIQTCTCVMHSNEDTIFDWYDFLKYDLKPDKVNINYIRPPSADPIELQFDHNRYMQLSNMILEDTKSAALKNNYGGESGFFKAAVDIYMHDLIAKTKEENKAQLKCYAGSAGAVIYDNGALSSCENKADVLNLRDYDWDFQAAWNTDMMDARRKEAGAGCFCTHESNCFYPSLPFNAGHLVKIKKLEGQMKKASKDAGFLAAKEVALKA from the coding sequence ATGGATTTTGCAACAAAAGAGATTTTTAAGAGATACGCAAGCATTTTGGTCGGACGTCCGATCTCGCCTGTGTTTCTCAATATTTTGGTCACGAGCGTCTGTGATATGCGCTGTACGCACTGTTTCTTTACGGAGGAACTCGACGACCGACCGCGTAAGAAATTGCAGATGAAGACCGACGAGATCGCCAAGATCTCAGAAACGCTTGGCGGAAACCTCGGCGTCCTTGTACTTGCCGGCGGCGAGCCTTTCACGCGTAAGGATCTGCCTCAGATCGTGCGTGCTTTCTACGAAAACAACAAACTCGATTCGGTCTATCTGATGTCGAACGGTCAGATCCATCCGCGTATCTTCCCTGACGTCGCTCAGATCATGGACGAATGTCCCAATCTGAACGTCAGCGTCGCCCTCGGCATCGACGGGATGAAAGACGCCCACGAAAAGATCCGCCGCAAAGAAGGCAGCTGGGACAAGGCCATTCACACTGCCCGCACTTTGCAGCAGATGAAGAAAGAGCAGTATCCCAAGCTCGACATTCAGACCTGCACCTGCGTGATGCATTCGAATGAGGACACCATCTTCGACTGGTACGATTTTCTGAAATACGACCTCAAACCGGACAAGGTGAATATCAACTATATTCGCCCGCCGTCAGCCGATCCGATCGAGCTGCAGTTTGACCACAATCGTTATATGCAGCTCTCGAACATGATCCTTGAGGACACTAAGAGTGCTGCTCTTAAAAACAATTACGGAGGCGAGTCCGGCTTTTTCAAGGCAGCAGTCGATATTTATATGCACGACCTCATCGCCAAAACGAAAGAGGAGAACAAGGCACAGCTCAAATGCTACGCCGGCAGTGCAGGTGCCGTGATCTACGACAACGGAGCCCTCTCGTCGTGTGAGAACAAGGCCGATGTGCTCAATTTGCGTGATTACGATTGGGATTTCCAGGCTGCCTGGAACACCGACATGATGGACGCCCGGCGTAAAGAGGCCGGTGCGGGCTGCTTCTGCACGCACGAATCGAACTGCTTCTATCCGTCGCTTCCGTTCAACGCCGGACATTTGGTCAAGATCAAGAAACTCGAAGGCCAGATGAAAAAAGCTTCGAAAGATGCAGGATTTTTGGCAGCGAAGGAAGTTGCGTTGAAAGCATAG